One window from the genome of Prinia subflava isolate CZ2003 ecotype Zambia chromosome 2, Cam_Psub_1.2, whole genome shotgun sequence encodes:
- the FBXO30 gene encoding F-box only protein 30, producing the protein MEEHQQHLHCVNCVSRRCMTRPEPGISCDLIGCPLVCGAVFHSCKAEEHRMLCPLERVPCLNSGFGCPFIVARNKIADHLEVCPASVVCCTMEWNRWPVSYADRKSYENLSKDVDEVEQLDMALALQDQRMLLESLKVATMMSKAGDQIPESREQTSVKSSAPNTVHTNGLMPVDEESYGALYQATVETTRSLAAALDILNTATRDIGMLSSNLCISPHEMKEDPKIKEQASSGIIQDKNSDSENPDEDNVGAVGGMNFDSLSQNSPMEQNGSCDICYDVVQNHDLNLNLSNSSLLCNGFHVENECSKVLDHSEDLGVSNSKPSSVANGECTASHDDEASQSCSSCPVTAQVEVIPADHLVNGNANHVLHNANEEEMLERQVEQERLRNLDAFSLLRHRSYRFLVNHYWSTPKEDKAVDTSDLEITEDPMGLQGIDLITAALLFCLGDSPGGRGISESRAVDVYHVDFGTQTFSLPSAILATNTMVGEIASASACDHANPQLSNPSPFQTLGLDLVLEYVARYQTKQRSMFTFVCGQLFRRNEFSSHFKNVHGDIHAGLNGWMEQRCPLAYYGCTYSQRRFCPSTQGAKIIHDRHLRSFGVQPCISTVLVEPAKSCLIGLHNDHLSSLPFEVLQHIASFLDGFSLCQLSRVSRLMRDVCGSLLQARGMVILLWEKRKCPEGSSWQVKEKVWRFSTAFCTVNEWKFADIVSMADHLKKCSYNAVERREEAVPLPCMCVTRELTKEGRSLRSVLKPVL; encoded by the exons ATGGAGGAACATCAGCAGCACTTACACTGTGTGAACTGTGTCAGCCGTCGTTGTATGACCAGACCAGAGCCGGGCATTTCCTGTGATTTGATTGGCTGCCCCTTGGTTTGTGGAGCAGTTTTTCACTCATGTAAAGCTGAGGAACATCGCATGTTATGTCCACTTGAAAGAGTGCCTTGTTTGAATAGTGGCTTTGGATGTCCCTTCATAGTAGCCCGAAATAAAATTGCTGATCATCTAGAAGTTTGTCCTGCAAGTGTGGTGTGTTGTACCATGGAGTGGAATAGATGGCCAGTCAGTTATGCTGACCGTAAATCTTATGAAAACCTGAGTAAAGATGTTGATGAAGTGGAGCAGCTAGATATGGCTTTAGCTCTTCAAGACCAGCGTATGTTATTAGAATCACTTAAAGTAGCAACTATGATGTCAAAAGCAGGTGATCAAATACCAGAATCCAGAGAGCAAACCTCTGTCAAATCAAGTGCCCCCAATACAGTGCATACCAATGGTTTGATGCCTGTAGATGAAGAGTCCTATGGTGCACTTTATCAAGCTACTGTAGAAACAACGAGGAGTTTAGCTGCTGCTCTGGATATCCTGAACACTGCTACAAGGGACATTGGTATGTTAAGTTCAAACCTCTGCATTTCACCACATGAAATGAAGGAAGATCCCAAGATTAAAGAACAAGCTTCTAGTGGCATTATTCAGGATAAAAACTCTGACTCTGAAAATCCAGATGAAGATAATGTGGGAGCTGTTGGGGGAATGAACTTTGATAGCCTGAGTCAAAATTCACCCATGGAGCAAAATGGTTCTTGTGATATTTGTTACGATGTAGTGCAAAACCATGACTTAAATCTAAACCTCAGTAACTCCTCGCTTTTGTGTAATGGCTTTCATGTAGAAAACGAATGTTCAAAGGTGTTGGACCACAGTGAAGATCTTGGTGTATCTAATTCAAAACCGTCCAGTGTAGCAAATGGTGAATGTACTGCGTCTCATGATGATGAAGCATCACAGTcttgcagctcctgccctgtaACAGCACAAGTTGAAGTAATACCAGCTGATCACTTAGTCAATGGCAATGCTAATCATGTACTACATAATGCTAATGAAGAAGAGATGTTAGAGAGACAAGTGGAGCAAGAAAGATTGAGAAACCTAGATGCATTTTCACTTTTACGGCATCGATCGTACAGATTCCTTGTTAACCACTATTGGTCAACACCAAAAGAAGACAAAGCTGTTGATACATCAGATTTGGAGATAACAGAAGATCCTATGGGTCTTCAGGGAATTGATCTAATCACTGCAGCTCTGTTGTTTTGCCTAGGAGATTCTCCCGGAGGTAGGGGGATATCAGAAAGCCGCGCTGTCGATGTGTATCACGTTGACTTTGGGACCCAAACATTTTCTCTCCCATCTGCTATATTGGCCACTAATACAATGGTGGGGGAAATAGCTTCAGCTTCTGCATGTGATCATGCCAACCCACAGCTCTCAAATCCAAGTCCATTCCAGACCCTTGGATTGGATTTGGTATTGGAATATGTGGCTAGATACCAAACAAAACAGCGTTCAATGTTTACATTTGTTTGTGGACAGTTGTTTAGAAGGAATGAGTTTTCGTCGCATTTTAAGAATGTGCATGGAGACATTCATGCTGGCCTTAATGGCTGGATGGAGCAGAGGTGTCCTTTGGCATATTATGGGTGTACGTATTCTCAACGAAGGTTTTGCCCTTCCACACAAGGGGCAAAAATTATTCATGACCGCCACTTACGGTCATTTGGAGTTCAGCCTTGTATATCCACAGTATTAGTAGAACCAGCAAAAAGCTGCTTAATTGGACTACACAATGACCATCTGAGTAGTCTACCTTTTGAGGTGCTGCAGCACATTGCTAGTTTTCTAGATGGCTTTAGTTTATGTCAGCTTTCAAGAGTGTCACGTTTAATGAGAGATGTGTGTGGAAGCTTGCTTCAAGCTCGTGGAATGGTAATACTGCTTTGGGAGAAGAGAAAGTGCCCAGAAGGAAGTTCTTGGCAAGTAAAAGAAAAG GTTTGGCGCTTCAGTACAGCCTTTTGTACTGTGAATGAGTGGAAGTTTGCTGACATTGTGAGCATGGCTGACCACTTGAAGAAGTGCAGCTACAACGCCGtggagagaagagaggaggCTGTGCCGCTGCCATGTATGTGTGTGACGCGAGAGCTCACCAAGGAGGGACGCTCACTGCGCTCCGTCCTGAAACCAGTGCTTTAA